A window of the Brassica napus cultivar Da-Ae chromosome C5, Da-Ae, whole genome shotgun sequence genome harbors these coding sequences:
- the LOC106373404 gene encoding uncharacterized protein LOC106373404 — translation MRDVAQNFYHKEVGNGRQTSFWFDKWSDKGRLFDLLGDRGMIDTGVRKDASLEEAVRCVRRRRKHRNVALNEIEAELNMVKEKLKHNVEDVIKWKGKAGYRESFSTSETWVMTREAYSPCSWAKGIWFSHATPKFSFITWLAMLNRLATMDRISKWSLGADTTCVLCKNAVETRDHLFFQCDYSSQRWKQLTHGILRNAHSNSWSAIITLLSDNSRGVKSTFCVRYSFQAAIYALWRERNRIKHGEKPTAIARLQKLVDKVIRNKLSLLQMQRRRGMVDGLQFWFGTRV, via the coding sequence ATGAGGGATGTGGCACAAAATTTCTATCATAAGGAGGTGGGTAACGGTCGTCAAACTTCTTTCTGGTTTGATAAATGGTCGGATAAGGGGCGGTTGTTTGATCTCTTGGGTGATCGAGGCATGATTGATACAGGGGTGAGAAAAGATGCTAGTCTGGAGGAAGCTGTTCGGTGTGTTAGGAGAAGAAGGAAGCACAGAAATGTAGCTCTTAATGAAATTGAAGCTGAGCTAAATATGGTGAAGGAGAAGTTGAAACATAATGTAGAGGATGTTATCAAGTGGAAAGGGAAAGCTGGCTATAGGGAAAGCTTCTCCACGTCTGAAACTTGGGTGATGACCAGAGAAGCGTACAGTCCATGTTCCTGGGCAAAAGGTATTTGGTTTTCTCATGCGACGCCAAAGTTCTCTTTCATCACTTGGCTGGCGATGTTAAACAGACTAGCCACCATGGACAGGATTTCTAAGTGGAGTCTGGGTGCTGACACAACTTGTGTATTATGTAAGAATGCTGTCGAGACTAGAGATCACTTATTCTTCCAATGTGACTACTCCTCTCAGCGTTGGAAGCAGCTCACTCATGGTATCTTACGTAATGCTCATTCGAACAGTTGGTCTGCTATCATAACTCTTTTATCAGATAACTCTAGGGGAGTGAAGAGTACTTTCTGTGTCAGATACTCTTTTCAAGCAGCCATTTATGCATTGTGGAGGGAgagaaacaggatcaagcatggtGAAAAGCCTACGGCCATTGCTAGGTTACAGAAGCTTGTGGATAAGGTAATAAGGAATAAGCTTAGCTTGTTGCAAATGCAGAGAAGGAGAGGCATGGTGGATGGTCTCCAATTTTGGTTTGGTACTAGAGTGTAG
- the LOC106373406 gene encoding uncharacterized protein LOC106373406, with protein MERFKSVVSRINIPDHIAVDALRKNLLVECRFGEDLNRCPTTSLQDAIARSHNFIRMEEDTKAIMSKHNSVKQSAPKNTATAHVEPRPHAPSDKNNRKNGLLYVVDENGKKWNSFHREADPLSESPRATVTDAVAQCKTLFAQFLSSLESGEIKIPPTKPKSENSWSRNKDRKNQQKNQGKPRQADQKPKVAEQTPHQDDDGDASAEEDPPAVRQRIEVIRAQPEPSSDEESDLEEALDPLDLRTLLKWKITSTNNETTGPSDLRVELNAKRTKHALSQGSSPASTRDNPIVDLRDQLNARINDLRTKLDRKRAESPKESEDLRALLIKKQASVRPRINVIMGGSPPCGDSVRAVKDHRRMVDTSQRWPQKLPTDPPISFSTEDLLGVNFPHNDPLLVVLAIDKYDVTKVQIDTGSSVDIIFRETLVKMGINLKDVKPSSRTLTGFNGSSEVILGTIRLSVQAEGVARMVKFSIVSTKAPYHVILGTPWLYSMRAIASTYHQCVKFPGMDGTIKTVRGDQRAARDLLIATVKLQRSQSLVNSISPPISKVCPQKEEVLEVPVDESDPSKVLRVGAYLSDEMQRTILDFLKLNLSTFAWTMSDMQGIDPSITTHELNVDPNIKPIRQKRRKLGLERSKAVVEEVERLLSAGSITEVLYPEWLANPVVIKKKNGKWRMCVDFTDLNKTCPKDSYPLPNIDRLVESTAGNEMLTFMDAFSGYNQIMMHPDDREKTSFITDRGTYCYRVMPFGLKNAGATYQRLVNRMFAKQLGTTMEVYIDDMLVKSIRADDHLTHLRECFDILNTYKMKLNPAKCTFGVSSGEFLGYIVTQRGIEANPKQISAVLDLPSPRNSREVQRLTGRIAALNRFISRSTDKCLPFYDLLRGNKKFIWDDKCEEAFNQLKHYLTTSPILAKPDIGDVLSLYIAVSSATVSSVLIKEDRGEQRPVFYMSIRMTGPETRYPTLEKMALAVVESARKLRPYFQSHSVEVLTDQPLRTVLQNTNRAGRLTKWAIELGELDITYKCRTAAKAQVLANFLVELSPELAQDLETSDSTWILHVDGSSTNKGSGAGVQLQSPTGELIRQSFSFGFPASNNEAEYESLIAGLRLAKAVKAKRLSAYCDSQLVASQFSGDYDARNDRMDAYVRVVQSLAKEFEFFKLTKVPRRENICADALAALGSKLRDQVKRTIPIHRIEKPSLDILTEAANFISTESKTTPLSPTNDDSEMTDQDRLVPDWRTEFIQYLINGTLPTDKWAARRLKRRSAHYVIMEEELHRITASKVLLKCIFGEQTQLVMAETHEAAGGNHSGGRALALKIRNLGFFWPTMNTDCEAYARRCDKCQRHAPSIHSPTELLRTSAAPYPFMRWGMDIIGPMPNSFQRRFVLVLTDYFTKWIEAEAFAQVTEKEVRSFVWKNIICHHGLPYEIVTDNETQFMSGNFKDFCSKWNIRLIPLTLRYPQGNGQAESSNKIIIDGIKKRLDLKKGYWADELDGVLWSHRTTPRGATKSTPFSLAYGMEAMAPAEVNVTSLR; from the exons ATGGAACGGTTTAAGTCGGTCGTGTCAAGAATCAACATTCCAGATCACATCGCCGTCGACGCCCTGAGGAAAAATCTTCTCGTAGAATGTAGGTTCGGAGAAGATCTCAATCGATGTCCCACCACATCGTTGCAAGATGCCATTGCTCGTTCCCACAACTTCATTCGTATGGAAGAGGACACTAAAGCCATCATGAGCAAGCACAACTCGGTGAAGCAATCAGCGCCTAAAAACACTGCTACAGCACACGTCGAACCTCGTCCGCATGCTCCAAGTGACAAAAACAACCGTAAGAATGGTCTCCTTTACGTCGTCGACGAAAACGGGAAGAAATGGAACTCCTTTCATCGAGAAGCCGATCCTCTGAGCGAATCCCCCCGAGCAACAGTGACGGACGCGGTCGCCCAG TGCAAAACACTTTTCGCACAATTCCTCTCCTCGCTCGAAAGCGGCGAAATCAAGATCCCTCCTACGAAGCCCAAAAGCGAGAACAGTTGGAGCAGGAACAAGGATAGGAAAAATCAGCAAAAAAATCAAGGAAAACCGCGTCAAGCCGACCAAAAGCCTAAGGTTGCCGAGCAAACACCACATCAGGACGACGATGGTGACGCCTCAGCTGAGGAAGATCCACCAGCGGTCAGACAAAGGATCGAAGTTATTCGCGCCCAACCGGAGCCCTCATCAGACGAAGAGAGCGATCTCGAGGAAGCTCTCGACCCGTTGGACCTACGTACGCTCCTCAAGTGGAAGATCACGTCGACAAATAACGAGACTACCGGACCTTCCGATCTCCGAGTCGAGCTTAACGCTAAAAGAACCAAGCATGCGCTGAGCCAAGGATCTTCACCAGCATCTACACGCGATAATCCTATCGTCGATTTACGAGATCAGCTTAACGCACGAATCAACGATCTGCGTACAAAGCTGGACCGTAAAAGAGCCGAATCACCAAAGGAAAGCGAGGACCTCCGAGCTCTTCTCATCAAAAAGCAAGCAAGCGTCAGGCCACGGATCAACGTGATTATGGGAGGATCTCCGCCTTGCGGGGATTCAGTACGGGCGGTCAAGGATCACCGTCGAATGGTGGATACTTCGCAGCGTTGGCCACAAAAGCTTCCAACCGATCCCCCAATCTCCTTCTCGACAGAAGACCTCCTCGGAGTAAATTTCCCTCATAACGATCCCCTTCTCGTCGTTTTGGCTATCGATAAATACGATGTTACCAAAGTGCAAATCGATACTGGCAGTTCGGTCGATATCATTTTTCGCGAAACTCTCGTAAAAATGGGAATCAACTTAAAAGACGTGAAACCATCTTCCAGAACTCTCACCGGCTTCAACGGTTCCTCCGAGGTAATCCTGGGGACTATCCGTCTCTCGGTACAAGCAGAGGGAGTAGCTCGGATGGTCAAATTCTCGATAGTCAGCACCAAGGCTCCCTATCACGTGATACTAGGCACCCCATGGTTATACTCTATGCGAGCAATTGCATCCACATACCATCAATGTGTCAAATTCCCTGGAATGGATGGTACGATTAAGACAGTGAGAGGGGATCAACGAGCTGCACGAGATCTCTTAATTGCCACGGTCAAGTTACAACGTTCGCAGTCACTAGTCAACTCGATTTCCCCTCCAATAAGTAAGGTCTGCCCACAAAAGGAAGAAGTGCTCGAAGTCCCGGTCGACGAGTCGGATCCAAGTAAAGTGCTACGAGTAGGCGCCTATCTATCAGACGAGATGCAGCGTACTATCCTAGATTTCCTGAAGCTAAACTTGTCTACCTTTGCTTGGACAATGTCTGACATGCAAGGGATCGACCCGTCCATCACGACTCACGAGTTGAACGTAGATCCGAATATTAAGCCCATCCGACAGAAGAGACGAAAGTTGGGTCTCGAAAGATCCAAAGCAGTCGTCGAGGAAGTCGAGCGCTTACTAAGCGCGGGCTCGATAACGGAAGTCCTTTACCCGGAATGGCTCGCCAACCCAGTGgtcatcaaaaagaaaaacggcaaGTGGCGCATGTGCGTCGACTTTACCGACCTCAACAAGAcctgtccaaaggatagctatCCGCTTCCGAACATCGACAGACTCGTTGAGTCAACTGCCGGCAATGAAATGCTCACGTTTatggacgctttctcgggaTACAACCAGATTATGATGCATCCGGATGATCGAGAGAAGACGTCGTTCATAACCGATCGAGGAACCTACTGCTACAGAGTGATGCCTTTCGGGCTGAAGAATGCCGGAGCGACGTACCAGCGACTTGTCAACCGTATGTTTGCTAAACAGCTTGGTACAACAATGGAAGTCTACATCGATGATATGCTCGTCAAATCAATCCGAGCAGACGACCACCTAACGCACTTACGGGAGTGTTTTGACATCCTAAACACGTACAAAATGAAGTTAAACCCAGCCAAGTGCACTTTTGGCGTGTCGTCCGGAGAATTCCTTGGCTACATAGTGACACAGCGGGGAATTGAAGCAAACCCGAAGCAAATATCAGCCGTCCTCGACCTACCCAGTCCGAGAAACAGCCGAGAAGTCCAACGACTAACCGGCCGAATCGCAGCACTCAATCGTTTTATCTCCCGGTCCACCGACAAATGTCTCCCCTTCTACGATCTCCTCcgaggaaataagaaattcatcTGGGACGATAAGTGCGAAGAGGCTTTTAATCAGCTCAAGCACTACTTGACGACGTCTCCGATCTTGGCAAAGCCAGACATAGGCGACGTTTTATCTCTCTACATTGCGGTTTCGTCTGCCACAGTCAGCAGTGTACTAATCAAGGAGGACCGAGGAGAACAACGACCCGTTTTCTACATGAGTATAAGGATGACCGGACCAGAAACCCGGTACCCGACACTTGAGAAGATGGCCTTGGCCGTCGTCGAATCAGCGAGGAAACTTCGTCCCTATTTTCAGTCACACTCGGTAGAAGTTCTTACCGACCAGCCGCTCCGAACTGTTTTGCAAAACACGAACAGAGCTGGCCGTCTTACCAAGTGGGCGATTGAACTCGGAGAGCTCGACATCACTTACAAATGTAGAACAGCCGCTAAGGCTCAAGTCCTCGCCAATTTCCTCGTGGAGTTATCTCCGGAACTTGCCCAAGATTTAGAAACCTCAGATTCAACCTGGATCCTTCATGTCGACGGTTCCTCGACAAACAAAGGTTCAGGAGCAGGAGTTCAACTTCAATCACCAACGGGAGAACTCATTCGACAATCGTTCAGCTTTGGTTTCCCGGCATCAAACAACGAGGCGGAATACGAATCGCTCATCGCCGGCCTTCGTCTTGCGAAAGCAGTCAAAGCTAAGCGACTCAGTGCGTACTGCGATTCACAGCTCGTTGCCAGTCAGTTCAGTGGTGACTATGATGCGCGCAATGATAGAATGGACGCTTACGTCCGAGTCGTACAATCGTTAGCTAAAGAGTTCGAATTCTTCAAACTCACAAAGGTTCCTCGCAGAGAGAATATATGTGCCGATGCATTGGCAGCACTCGGAAGCAAGCTCCGCGATCAAGTCAAAAGGACTATTCCGATCCATCGAATCGAGAAACCGAGCCTCGAcatcttaacggaggcagctaACTTCATCTCTACGGAATCCAAAACAACGCCCCTATCTCCGACCAATGACGACTCCGAAATGACAGACCAAGATCGGTTGGTACCAGACTGGAGAACTGAGTTCATCCAGTATCTCATTAACGGCACGCTTCCAACTGACAAGTGGGCTGCGAGACGACTAAAGAGACGCAGCGCGCACTATGTCATCATGGAAGAAGAACTCCACCGGATAACAGCTAGCAAGGTCCTCCTCAAGTGCATCTTTGGCGAGCAAACGCAGTTAGTGATGGCCGAGACTCATGAAGCAGCAGGTGGCAACCATTCCGGAGGCCGAGCACTAGCCTTAAAAATTCGAAACTTAGGATTCTTTTGGCCAACCATGAACACGGATTGCGAAGCGTATGCTCGACGATGCGACAAATGCCAAAGACATGCTCCGAGCATTCATAGCCCAACTGAGCTACTGCGAACTTCCGCGGCTCCGTATCCATTtatgcgatggggaatggatATCATCGGACCAATGCCGAATTCCTTCCAACGCCGCTTCGTGCTGGTACTAACTGATTATTTCACCAAGTGGATTGAAGCAGAAGCCTTCGCACAGGTTACAGAGAAGGAAGTCCGCAGCTTTGTTTGGAAAAACATTATTTGTCATCACGGTCTACCGTACGAGATCGTGACGGACAATGAAACACAGTTTATGTctggaaatttcaaagatttctGTAGCAAGTGGAACATCCGACTAATCCCCTTAACTCTGAGGTACCCTCAAGGAAACGGACAAGCAGAATCCTCAAATAAGATTATCATCGACGGAATCAAGAAGCGCCTTGATCTCAAGAAGGGATactgggccgacgaactcgacggCGTCCTCTGGTCGCATCGGACGACTCCTCGAGGAGCAACAAAATCTACTCCTTTCTCTCTCGCTTACGGGATGGAGGCAATGGCTCCGGCTGAGGTCAACGTAACAAGTCTCCGCTGA